Proteins from one Thioflavicoccus mobilis 8321 genomic window:
- a CDS encoding GNAT family N-acetyltransferase has protein sequence MADHITKIEEITASEAPMDLLLQADPSIKNVKNYLRQSKCFIAKLEDQIVGACVVKPISKNTHELMNISVDPKYQKTGIGRNLLQYVIIATREAKARRLEVGTGTFGYQLAFYQREGFRVYSIEKNFFLVNYEEPIYEDGIQLKDMLRLMLEFERD, from the coding sequence ATGGCAGATCACATAACAAAAATAGAAGAAATAACAGCCTCAGAAGCACCCATGGACTTGCTTCTGCAAGCAGATCCTTCAATAAAGAACGTGAAAAACTATTTGAGGCAATCAAAATGCTTTATTGCGAAATTGGAAGATCAAATTGTTGGGGCATGCGTTGTTAAACCCATCTCTAAAAACACACATGAATTGATGAACATCTCAGTTGATCCTAAATATCAAAAAACTGGTATCGGAAGAAATTTGCTTCAATATGTAATCATCGCCACTCGCGAAGCTAAGGCGAGACGCTTGGAAGTCGGAACAGGAACATTTGGATATCAGCTGGCCTTTTATCAACGAGAAGGATTTCGAGTATACTCAATTGAAAAAAACTTCTTTTTGGTTAATTATGAAGAACCAATCTATGAAGATGGGATTCAGCTCAAGGATATGCTCAGGCTAATGTTGGAATTTGAAAGAGACTAA
- a CDS encoding IS3 family transposase (programmed frameshift): protein MARYSDEFKEQVVRKMMPPAAQSVAQVHRETGISEPTLYAWRNRFRAEGQVVPADPSNPESWSGENKLAVVIETAALNEQELAEYCRRKGLYPEQIQRWREAAAGGNDDTQRLSPAERRELQAERKKTRRLEKELRRKDKALAEAAALLVLQKKGPGHLGGRRGRLIMPEDRQMAIDLIADACAAGARQARACAVLGIDVRTLRRWQSQQRDERRLVDRRREAAADRVPANKLSREERERILAVCNAPAYQSLPPSQIVPRLADEGEYLASESTFYRVLREDGQQNRRGRAQAPRQVSKPQGFKAEGPNQVYSWDITYLAAAIRGAFYRLYLVEDIFSRKIVGWEVHEDEKAAHASVLIRKTCLAEGIREAGLVLHSDNGGPMKGATLLATLQRLGVVPSFSRPSVSDDNPFSESLFRTLKYTPAYPSKPFASLEAAREWVHRFVHWYNEEHRHSSIRYVTPGQRHRGEDTAILAARQRLYEAAKQARPERWSGDTRNWTPINEVWLNPPRDQVSEGTAKKKVA, encoded by the exons ATGGCGCGTTACAGCGATGAGTTCAAGGAGCAGGTGGTCCGCAAGATGATGCCGCCGGCTGCCCAGTCGGTGGCCCAGGTGCACCGGGAGACGGGCATTTCGGAGCCGACCCTTTATGCTTGGCGTAATCGTTTCCGAGCAGAGGGCCAAGTGGTGCCGGCAGATCCATCGAATCCAGAGAGCTGGAGTGGTGAGAATAAGCTGGCGGTCGTGATCGAGACGGCCGCACTGAACGAGCAGGAGTTGGCCGAGTACTGCCGGCGCAAGGGCTTGTACCCGGAGCAGATCCAGCGTTGGCGGGAAGCGGCCGCGGGCGGCAATGACGACACGCAGCGATTGAGCCCGGCGGAGCGGCGCGAGCTGCAGGCCGAGCGCAAGAAGACTCGCCGGCTGGAGAAGGAACTGCGACGCAAGGACAAAGCGCTGGCAGAGGCGGCGGCCTTACTGGTACTGCAAAAAAAAG GCCCAGGCCATCTGGGGGGACGACGGGGACGACTGATCATGCCGGAAGACCGTCAGATGGCCATTGACCTGATTGCTGACGCCTGTGCGGCCGGGGCCCGGCAGGCACGTGCCTGCGCGGTCCTCGGGATCGACGTGCGCACACTGCGTCGCTGGCAAAGCCAGCAGCGTGATGAACGGCGTCTGGTCGATCGGCGACGCGAGGCAGCGGCGGATCGGGTGCCGGCCAACAAGCTCTCGCGCGAGGAGCGTGAGCGGATCCTGGCCGTGTGTAACGCGCCCGCCTACCAGAGCCTGCCGCCGTCGCAGATCGTGCCGCGGCTGGCCGATGAAGGCGAATACCTGGCCTCGGAGTCGACCTTCTACCGCGTGTTGCGCGAGGACGGTCAGCAAAACCGGCGCGGCCGGGCGCAAGCGCCCCGCCAGGTATCGAAGCCACAGGGTTTCAAGGCCGAGGGACCCAACCAGGTTTACTCGTGGGACATCACCTACTTGGCCGCAGCGATCCGGGGGGCCTTCTACCGGCTCTACCTGGTGGAGGACATCTTCAGTCGCAAGATCGTCGGCTGGGAAGTGCACGAGGACGAGAAGGCCGCGCATGCCAGCGTCCTGATTCGCAAGACCTGTCTGGCCGAGGGCATCCGTGAAGCCGGCCTGGTGCTGCACTCGGACAACGGCGGCCCGATGAAGGGCGCGACCCTGTTGGCGACCTTGCAGCGGCTCGGCGTCGTGCCGTCCTTCAGTCGGCCGTCGGTCAGTGATGACAACCCGTTTTCGGAGAGTCTGTTTCGGACGCTGAAGTACACGCCGGCCTATCCCAGCAAGCCGTTTGCGAGCCTGGAAGCGGCCCGCGAATGGGTCCACCGCTTCGTGCATTGGTACAACGAGGAACATCGTCACAGCAGCATCCGCTATGTCACACCAGGGCAGCGGCACCGTGGCGAAGATACCGCCATTCTGGCGGCCAGACAGCGACTCTATGAGGCTGCCAAGCAGGCGCGACCGGAACGCTGGTCGGGTGACACGCGTAACTGGACCCCGATCAATGAGGTCTGGCTGAACCCGCCGCGGGACCAGGTATCAGAAGGCACCGCGAAAAAGAAAGTCGCGTGA
- a CDS encoding type II toxin-antitoxin system RelE family toxin: MRSGDYRAVYHIQDERLLILIIKVGHRREFYRDH; this comes from the coding sequence GTGCGCAGCGGCGACTATCGCGCGGTCTACCATATTCAAGACGAGCGCCTGCTGATTCTCATCATCAAGGTAGGCCATCGCCGCGAGTTTTATCGCGACCACTGA